A single genomic interval of Lathyrus oleraceus cultivar Zhongwan6 chromosome 7, CAAS_Psat_ZW6_1.0, whole genome shotgun sequence harbors:
- the LOC127103200 gene encoding uncharacterized protein LOC127103200 codes for MTEAWDLANSENLRMKYFPSSLTKNAFTWFTTLPPNSIDVWPNLERLFHEQFYMGQTKISLKELANIKRKFTEPIDDYLNRFRLLKSRCFTIVLEHELVEMAAGGLDYSIRKKLDTQHLRDMAQLADRVRQVECLKSEKARANKNYKKERVAYVEFEDGESEISDDPYGLEEFEVDLAELKEAPPYACKLLTPSNGRNPIETEKNDKFPKKTYTFDVTKCDEIFDLLVKDGQMIVPYNTKIPPLEQRKKRGFCKYHNFLGHKTSQCFLFRDLIQNAIRDGRLKFADKGKN; via the coding sequence ATGACTGAGGCATGGGATTTGGCGAACAGTGAGAACCTAAGAATGAAATATTTCCCCAGTTCTTTAACAAAGAACGCCTTCACGTGGTTTACAACTTTGCCACCAAATTCCATAGATGTTTGGCCTAATTTGGAAAGATTGtttcatgaacaattctacatgggccAAACTAAGATAAGTCTTAAGGAATTAGCCAATATCAAAAGAAAATTCACCGAACCTATAGATGATTATCTGAATAGGTTCCGTTTGTTGAAATCTAGATGTTTTACAATAGTGCTTGAACacgagttggtcgaaatggccgctggAGGTTTAGACTATTCCATCAGGAAAAAGTTAGATACCCAACATCTAAGAGATATGGCCCAATTAGCAGACAGGGTTCGACAGGTCGAATGCTTAAAATCTGAAAAGGCCAGAGCAAATAAGAATTATAAGAAAGAGAGGGTTGCTTATGTCGAATTCGAAGACGGAGAGTCTGAAATCTCTGATGACCCTTATGGTCTTGAGGAATTCGAAGTAGATTTGGCTGAATTAAAAGAAGCACCACCTTATGCCTGCAAATTACTTACACCTTCGAATGGCAGGAACCCTATCGAAACCGAAAAGAATGATAAATTTCCAAAAAAGACTTACACATTTGATGTTACCAAATGTGACGAGATCTTCGATTTATTAGTAAAAGATGGCCAAATGATAGTGCCTTATAATACTAAAATTCCTCCGTTAGAACAACGAAAGAAAAGAGGCTTCTGTAAATATCATAATTTTTTAGGCCATAAAACCTCACAAtgctttcttttcagggatcttattCAGAATGCAATTAGGGATGGTCGTCTCAAGTTCGCTGACAAAGGAAAAAACTAG